In Haloarchaeobius amylolyticus, the genomic window CACAAACGGTTTCCTGACGAGTTTCGCAGTACAGTCGAGACAGCCGCGCGCACTATCCTTGTCAAAGCTCAGAACGCGGATGTCGCTGTTCCACGCGAACCAGAGCGGCGTCTTCCGTCTCACGATGCGGAAGAGGACGAATTAGAGCTAGAGGATCAAGCTGTCCTCAACGAAGCGGAAACGATCACGGAGCATGTCAGCCGTATCGTCTTCCCGGCGCTTTCGCTGGATCGTGGGGACGGCTGTGAAATCCACGAGAACGCCTACTGGGACTTACAGACGTACCTGGGGCTTCGCGAGAGATTGGCTGCTAATGAAGGGGCTCGCAGTTTCGTCTACGAATCGACTCGGGATCGGACGCCGTTGGGCCACGCCCACCGAGAGCATATTCGTGATCTTTCAGTATCAGGGATCCGCAAGATGTACCGACAGGCCGTCAACAGGCTCCTAAGCGAAGTCGCGGAGACGGAGCAATTCTTTCGAGCTGGCATCGTCGCTATTGACATCACCGAAGCTGACCCGTTCACCGGTGATAGAACGGGCTATGAAGACGAGATCATCGGCACGAAAGAGAAGACCGACGAGTACGCCTACCAGTGGGCTACCATCCAGTTAGTTGGTAATGCAGTTCCGATTGTACTGGACGTGCGGCCAGTTCAGAAGGGAGAGTCCCGCCTAGAAATCGTCAAGGACCTCTTGGATTCTGCTGAGGAGATGGTACACGTCGATAACGTGCTGATGGATCGGGAGTTCGACAGTCAGCACGTCCTAGAGATGCTCAGCCAGCGTGGCTTGTCGTATGTCGTGCCCAAGCGGATGCAGACCAGCGAGAAAGCCCAGGCGAAGCGATTGCTCCAGCGGGACCAGGATCGGTACGAGACTGACCGCAAACTACATCTCGGGAAGAATGAGTGGCACGAGACGACGCTAATCTATCGTCGAAAAGAAGACTCAGAGCACGACGACCATCGACAATATTCGGTGTTCATGACGAATTGCGGGAGTGGTCACCTCACGGAGTACGGCTATCGCTGGGAGATCGAGAGTGGGTACAGGTCGATCAAACGGTTCATGGCGGCGACGACGTCGAAGGATTTTGGGCTTCGCTTCTTTTACTTCGCGTTTGCGTGTCTGCTGTACTCGATCTGGCGCGCTGTTGATTTGCTGGTACAGGTCGAGTTGACCGGTGAGTATGAACATTCGCCGATCGTAACGGCCGACAACACGCTTACGCTGTTGAAGAAGGAAACCGGCATCGGATAGCGAAGATATCTAACCGTGGTAGCGCGATGTCTGAGTGGCTACACTACCCGCGGTCTCGGAAACATCCCGGATGAGTTGACTATCCAACTATAACGTCCGGCCAGAAAGCGATCTGAATCAGTTTCTGGTCATCGATTCGGCCGAAACCACGCATCACAGCCCCGCTAATCCCGCTGTAGTCTCAACTTCCCCGCCTCACAGAAGTTGAGACTGCAGTACCCAATGCACGAACTCGATTCATGATCATCGACCGAGCTTACACCTGGTGGCTCAGAGAACTCGTCGAATCGTCGCTCGACACCCTCGTTGAGCAGATCAGATCGGGTAGCATCGTACTGGGCAAGGAACTCAGTGCTCTCTGCTTCCTCTGACGCGCATGGTTCCCAGACAGCCACGCGCCAGAGTCACAGCCTCTGCTGGACTGTGCGACCGGGTACACGCACTTTCTGGTAGATACCCCTCCCTGGAACGAGTCCACAGCGGTACACAGGACTATTTCGACGCGGACCAATTGTTCGGCCATGGCTACCGAGGCGACGTTTACAGTCCCACCCGACGAGTTCCCCCTAGGGACGATCTTCGAGTCTGTGCCGGGCGTGACGGTCGAACTGGAGCGCATCGTCCCACGCGAAGACGTGATCATCCCGTACTTCTGGGTGCGGGGCGTCCATATCGACGACGTGGAGGCAGTCTTTTCACCTCATCCCGGTGTGAAGGATATTCGACCGATAGACTCCATCGATGACGAATACCTCTTGCGCGTCGAGTGGGACCCAAAGTACGAAGGAATACTCAGCACGCTCGGCGAGACGGGAGTACCACTCATCACGGCGATCGGCACGAACGACCGGTGGACCTTCGAGATCCGCGGAGACCAGCAAAGCGATATCGCCACGTTTCAGCAGCGGTGCCGAGAACGCGGCATCCCGGTGACGCTGACGGCCCTGCACGCGCTGACGCCGGTCGAGACTGCCACCGAGGCCGCACTCACCGATTCCCAGCTGGAGGCGCTGGTGCTGGCGTACGAACGTGGCTACTTCAACTCGCCGCGCGACGTGACGATGGCCGAACTGGGAGAGGAACTCGGAATCTCACAACAGGCGATCGCTTCTCGCCTCCGGCGTGGTACCCGCAATATTCTCGGTCAGACCCTCACCGCCCTGGTGGGTGACGTCCAACGGTATAAATAAGGATTGTATAAACAAAAGCCAGGGTGAACCGGGGCCGTCCGCTACTGGACAGCAGAGCCAACCAAGACTGATTGCGCAACGAGGCTCGTCACAAAATGACTGAAAAAAAAAACCACCGGTAGACGAGTTCGACCCACCCGCAGAACAGCGGCCCAACGCGTTGACGCGTTGACCGCAGCGGAACGCGAGACGCTTCGAGTTGCGCTCTCGAAGGGCTACTTCGAGGTCCCGAGGCAGACGCCCCTCGTCGACATCGCCGAGGAACTCGGCCGGTCAGACGTTGAGACCTCACGACACATCCAGCGTGGAATGGGAACCGTTCTGCGGGCGACGAACGCCCTGGAGGGGAGTGCAAGTGGGGCTGATTGCCCCAGTGAGAGCGCAGTGGGTAGCGTAGAAGAGGCGACCGACGCAACCGAACGCGAACGACAGCTACAACGTCGAGTCGAGCAACTCGACCGGTTCGCGAGCGTCCTCAGTCACGACCTCCGGAACCCGTTGAACACCGCCAAGATGAGCCTCGAACTGGCCCGCGAGGACCCCGAGTCTGTCGAGAGCCATCACGAGCGTATCGAACAGTCACTTGACCGTATCGACGAACTCGTGACCTCGTTGTTGCTCCTGGCCCGCGAAGGGCAGGTCGTCAGCGACTTCGAGACTGTCTCACTCACCGAGACCGCAGCGCGAGCGTGGGAGTTCATCGAGGAACCCGACGCGACGCTGCGATTCGAGATGGACGAGGCCACGGTCCGCGCGGACCCAGAGCGACTTCACACCATATTCGAGAACCTGTTCCAGAACGCGGTCACGCACGGCGGTCCGGGGGTCACGATTCGCGTCGGACTCGTGAACGGGGGGTTCTTCGTCAAGGACGACGGGCCCGGTATCCCATCGGCAGAACGTGAGGAAGTCTTCGAGTACGGGCACACGACGAGTAGCGACGGGAACGGGTTCGGACTTAGCATCGTCGAAAGCATCGCCATCGCGCACGGCTGGGAGGTGACCGTGACCGAGAGCTGGAAGGGAGGCGCTCGGATCGAGTTCACCACCAGAACGGCACCCCAATGAAGGTGCGTGCAATATCGAAACAATTCGATGCAGCACATCTCGATGTCCAGTATATTCTAGACTACTGTTTCTTTGCTCGACGTTTTCGTCTCTCACATGGCCGTGGTTCGAGACAGAGGCAACTTTCAGGGTGCGATTCGGGCGAGTTCCGATCTCTTACGCAACGCTCGTTGTCGATTTCCCACCCGGCGTATTTCGACGAAATGAACGAGAGCGACTCATCTGATTCCCGTGGAGACGACGAACTGCCCGTCACATACCACAAGTCCGCAGACGACGATGTCGAGGATCCCGCAGATGGACAGCCGCACGTCCGCCACCGCTCGCCCACTGGGTCGGACAAAGCGGGCGATTCTGGTCCCCCTATCTGCGGGGCGAGATGTGAAGATGGAACAAAATGTCAGCGGACGATATGCGGTCCCTTAGACAGGTGTTGGCAGCACGCTGAATACGAGGACTGAGTTTCTTGCATTCTATGGCAGATCTCTCTACACTGTGGTGATGACGAACCTAATTTGACTATCGAGATATCGGGGGTCTTGGTCCAGTAATACTCTAAATCGACCGGCACTGTTCGTTGAAATGTTAGAGTTAACATACCGTTAGTGCCCAGCGTCTGGTAGTGGTTTCTACTTGCGAGTCTCGCCGGACTATTTTTCGATGGGTCTCCCAGCGTTCACACGTCGAGTGGCCCGCGTACGATTCGTCACCTCTGTACGACCGAAGTTCGCTCACCGCGCTCAAATCCGACGTTCGCGTCGTCGCACAAACCTGGTTCAGGCACGACAAGCACACCTCAGTCGAGCAGTTCATCTGCTCACTCCCACTAGAGTTTTTCAGATTCGACGAACACGATCACTACGCGGACTCCGCTCACTACACGATGGACTCCCTCTTTCGGGTGTTCGTACTGAAGGAACTCTATGGGTGGGACCACGAAACCCCCTTGGTCGAGTATCTCGATTCCCACTCCGAACTTTGCGAGGAACTCGGCTTGGACGCGGTGCCCGACCAGTCGACGCTGTGGCGTAGCTGGAACAAACGCTTCACCGCAGACCTTCGCGAAACCGTCGAGGCCGCTGCTCGAACGATTTTGGTCAAGGCCAAGAACGAGGGCGTCGACGTTCCCCGTGAACCAGAACGAAAGCTGCTACCCCGCCTCGACGATTCTGACGAACCA contains:
- a CDS encoding transposase is translated as MSQTRDSRRAVFRRIARQSYTQWPVYDSTPLYERSSLDGLESDIRIVSQTWFRHDRHESIENFACALPLAYFEFGTHDRYGGSTHYEMDTLFRVFLLKELHGWAHETALIEYLECRPALCDQLDLETVPDQSTLWRSWHKRFPDEFRSTVETAARTILVKAQNADVAVPREPERRLPSHDAEEDELELEDQAVLNEAETITEHVSRIVFPALSLDRGDGCEIHENAYWDLQTYLGLRERLAANEGARSFVYESTRDRTPLGHAHREHIRDLSVSGIRKMYRQAVNRLLSEVAETEQFFRAGIVAIDITEADPFTGDRTGYEDEIIGTKEKTDEYAYQWATIQLVGNAVPIVLDVRPVQKGESRLEIVKDLLDSAEEMVHVDNVLMDREFDSQHVLEMLSQRGLSYVVPKRMQTSEKAQAKRLLQRDQDRYETDRKLHLGKNEWHETTLIYRRKEDSEHDDHRQYSVFMTNCGSGHLTEYGYRWEIESGYRSIKRFMAATTSKDFGLRFFYFAFACLLYSIWRAVDLLVQVELTGEYEHSPIVTADNTLTLLKKETGIG
- a CDS encoding bacterio-opsin activator domain-containing protein, whose protein sequence is MATEATFTVPPDEFPLGTIFESVPGVTVELERIVPREDVIIPYFWVRGVHIDDVEAVFSPHPGVKDIRPIDSIDDEYLLRVEWDPKYEGILSTLGETGVPLITAIGTNDRWTFEIRGDQQSDIATFQQRCRERGIPVTLTALHALTPVETATEAALTDSQLEALVLAYERGYFNSPRDVTMAELGEELGISQQAIASRLRRGTRNILGQTLTALVGDVQRYK
- a CDS encoding sensor histidine kinase, with amino-acid sequence MTAAERETLRVALSKGYFEVPRQTPLVDIAEELGRSDVETSRHIQRGMGTVLRATNALEGSASGADCPSESAVGSVEEATDATERERQLQRRVEQLDRFASVLSHDLRNPLNTAKMSLELAREDPESVESHHERIEQSLDRIDELVTSLLLLAREGQVVSDFETVSLTETAARAWEFIEEPDATLRFEMDEATVRADPERLHTIFENLFQNAVTHGGPGVTIRVGLVNGGFFVKDDGPGIPSAEREEVFEYGHTTSSDGNGFGLSIVESIAIAHGWEVTVTESWKGGARIEFTTRTAPQ